A DNA window from Gemmatimonadota bacterium contains the following coding sequences:
- a CDS encoding DUF4340 domain-containing protein: protein MSGGRYTIVLAVILGLLAAVFFLFVLEEEEVAEAERVFELNAEEVVEIKVAVDGAVTTVEKVPLEGWVITDPVRYAADPDIVVTLLREFSALSPARTIADSAEVLSEYGLERPSASVEVIRGLDKPMVLLLGDVNPTGAAHYAVEQGTRRVFLISAQTNGTLRKTTDALRDRRLMRVEQNEVEEIVLEKGGRRIVLKLDPYGTWRVEAPFRLPAERDEVINALSTITAATAISFIDDEPSSLAGYGLADPVMTATVKSGDGSILHTLFLGNEEMGRVYAMTSERRNVYSVSTSIPRQLDREPDFYRRITAFDFQSYRVPTFSMNLGDENVTLVKHAFEDWRMTSPYELRANDQFITAMLDSLEIMRVRDHIPATAANGAAYGFEQPVVRLSLTIDDRVSPQEILVGSDSGDGQYTYVMDPSEEWIYAVDAASLQRMPASAIEMRDNKILRFKGYEVHMFEVVTPDDRLRVRRDQKQRVLWKLEEPSTGDADAISVGRAFSELDTLYSEVFVTADPEVDLTTFGLDRPVMEITLQVGGRDNVPEERLSLLVGNSLPGDESLVYVKQRNSPVVSLARAGFIARINEMVALTPKS from the coding sequence GTGAGCGGTGGACGGTATACGATCGTGCTGGCCGTGATCCTGGGATTGCTGGCGGCCGTTTTCTTCCTCTTCGTGCTCGAGGAAGAGGAAGTGGCTGAAGCCGAGCGCGTGTTCGAGCTCAACGCGGAAGAGGTCGTCGAGATCAAGGTGGCCGTGGACGGTGCGGTCACGACGGTCGAGAAAGTTCCGCTGGAAGGCTGGGTGATTACCGATCCGGTCCGGTACGCAGCGGACCCGGACATCGTGGTTACGCTGCTGCGGGAATTCTCCGCCCTGTCTCCAGCACGGACCATTGCTGATTCGGCGGAAGTCCTTTCGGAGTACGGCCTCGAGCGTCCGTCGGCGTCTGTCGAGGTCATCAGGGGTCTCGACAAGCCCATGGTATTGCTGCTGGGAGACGTGAACCCGACGGGCGCGGCCCACTACGCCGTGGAACAGGGCACGCGGCGGGTGTTTCTCATCTCCGCGCAAACCAACGGGACCCTGCGCAAGACGACTGATGCACTGCGGGACCGCAGGCTGATGCGGGTCGAACAGAACGAGGTGGAGGAGATAGTCCTCGAAAAGGGCGGCCGCCGCATTGTCCTCAAACTGGATCCCTACGGGACCTGGCGCGTGGAAGCGCCCTTCCGGCTGCCGGCGGAGCGCGATGAAGTGATCAACGCATTGAGTACGATCACCGCCGCCACGGCCATTTCCTTCATCGACGACGAGCCGTCTTCCCTTGCAGGGTACGGCCTCGCGGATCCGGTGATGACGGCGACCGTGAAATCCGGCGACGGCAGCATCCTCCATACGCTGTTCCTGGGCAATGAGGAGATGGGCCGGGTCTACGCCATGACCAGCGAAAGGCGCAACGTATACTCGGTCTCGACGTCGATTCCGCGGCAACTGGATCGGGAACCCGACTTCTACCGGCGCATTACGGCTTTCGATTTCCAGTCCTACAGGGTCCCCACTTTTTCGATGAACTTAGGAGACGAGAACGTGACCCTGGTCAAGCATGCCTTCGAGGACTGGCGGATGACGTCGCCCTACGAGCTGAGAGCGAACGACCAGTTCATCACGGCCATGCTGGACAGCCTGGAGATCATGCGCGTGCGGGACCACATCCCGGCGACGGCCGCGAACGGCGCGGCGTACGGTTTCGAGCAACCGGTCGTCCGCCTTTCGCTTACGATAGATGATCGGGTGAGCCCCCAGGAAATCCTGGTCGGTTCGGACTCCGGCGACGGGCAGTACACCTACGTCATGGATCCGTCGGAAGAGTGGATCTACGCAGTGGACGCTGCCAGCCTGCAGCGCATGCCGGCCTCCGCGATCGAGATGCGCGACAACAAGATCCTGCGGTTCAAGGGCTACGAGGTACACATGTTCGAAGTGGTCACGCCCGACGACCGGCTGCGGGTGCGCCGCGACCAGAAGCAGAGGGTCTTGTGGAAACTGGAAGAGCCTTCAACCGGCGACGCGGACGCGATCTCGGTCGGCCGGGCCTTCAGTGAGCTGGATACATTGTATTCTGAGGTCTTCGTAACGGCGGACCCCGAAGTGGACCTGACCACCTTCGGACTGGACCGGCCGGTCATGGAAATTACGTTGCAGGTCGGGGGCCGGGACAACGTGCCGGAGGAGCGCCTTTCGCTCCTGGTGGGCAATTCCCTCCCCGGGGACGAGAGCCTGGTCTACGTCAAGCAAAGGAACAGCCCCGTCGTGTCCCTGGCCAGGGCCGGGTTCATCGCCCGGATCAACGAAATGGTCGCCCTGACACCGAAATCGTGA